A stretch of Dryobates pubescens isolate bDryPub1 chromosome 24, bDryPub1.pri, whole genome shotgun sequence DNA encodes these proteins:
- the UGT8 gene encoding 2-hydroxyacylsphingosine 1-beta-galactosyltransferase — MKPYAPALILLWSAVGIARAAKIVVVPPIMFESHLYIFKTLASALHDQGHQTVFLLSEGREIPPSNHYRLQRYPGIFNSSTSDDFLQSKMRSIFSGRLTALELFDILDHYSKNCDMIVGNQNLMRALKQEKFDLLLVDPNEMCGFVIAHLLGVKYAVFSTGLWYPAEVGAPAPLSYVPEFNSLLTDHMNLWERIKNTVVYLISRFGVSFLVLPKYERIMQKHKVLPERSMYDLVHGSSLWMLCTDVALEFPRPTLPNVVYVGGILTKPASPLPEDLQTWVNGANENGFVLVSFGAGVKYLSEDIANKLAHALARLPQRVIWRFSGNKPRTLGNNTKLIEWLPQNDLLGHSNIKAFLSHGGLNSIFETMYHGVPVVGIPLFGDHYDTMTRVQAKGMGILLNWKTVTENELYEALVKVINDPSYRQRAQRLSEIHKDQPGHPVNRTVYWINYILRHNGAQHLRAAVYSISLYQYFLLDIAFVLLVGAALLYYILARITKFICKQSKHLWSNDKHSAVNGHYQNGIPNGKYRRNGHIKHEKKVK; from the exons ATGAAGCCGTACGCTCCAGCTCTCATTCTCCTGTGGAGTGCTGTCGGGATAGCGAGGGCTGCCAAAATTGTTGTCGTGCCGCCAATTATGTTTGAAAGCCATCTTTATATTTTCAAGACTCTGGCCTCAGCCTTGCATGACCAAGGTCATCAGACAGTGTTTCTCCTCTCTGAGGGCAGAGAGATTCCTCCATCTAATCACTATAGACTTCAGCGCTACCCAGGGATCTTTAACAGCAGCACCTCGGATGATTTTCTCCAGTCCAAGATGAGGAGTATCTTCTCGGGGAGGCTGACAGCCCTCGAACTCTTCGATATCCTGGACCACTATTCCAAGAACTGTGACATGATCGTTGGCAACCAAAACCTCATGCGTGCCCTCAAACAGGAAAAATTTGACCTACTCCTGGTTGATCCCAATGAGATGTGTGGATTTGTTATAGCTCATCTTTTAGGGGTTAAATACGCCGTCTTTTCCACCGGCCTCTGGTATCCAGCCGAAGTGggtgctccagctcccctgTCTTACGTCCCAGAATTTAACTCGCTGCTCACAGATCACATGAACCTATGGGAGAGGATTAAAAATACTGTTGTTTATCTTATTTCAAGATTTGGAGTCAGTTTTTTGGTTCTGCCAAAATACGAAAGGATAATGCAGAAACACAAGGTTCTGCCGGAACGGTCCATGTATGACTTGGTTCATGGATCCAGCCTGTGGATGCTTTGTACTGATGTAGCATTGGAGTTTCCGAGACCTACACTCCCCAACGTTGTATATGTGGGCGGAATCCTAACCAAACCggccagccctctgccagaa GATCTCCAGACATGGGTGAATGGTGCTAACGAAAATGGCTTTGTCCTCGTCTCCTTTGGAGCTGGAGTGAAATACCTGTCAGAAGATATAGCCAATAAGCTAGCACATGCTCTGGCAAGGCTGCCTCAGAGAGTGATTTGGAG GTTTTCAGGAAACAAACCAAGAACTTTGGGCAACAATACCAAGCTTATAGAATGGCTACCACAAAATGACCTTCTTG GTCACTCTAACATTAAAGCTTTTCTTAGCCACGGGGGTTTGAACAGCATTTTTGAAACCATGTACCACGGAGTCCCAGTGGTGGGGATTCCCCTTTTTGGAGACCATTATGATACTATGACTCGTGTGCAGGCCAAAGGCATGGGAATATTGCTGAACTGGAAGACAGTCACTGAGAACGAGCTGTATGAAGCCCTAGTAAAAGTTATTAATGATCCCAG CTACCGCCAGCGGGCCCAAAGGCTGTCTGAGATTCACAAAGACCAACCCGGTCACCCCGTTAACCGAACTGTGTACTGGATTAACTACATCCTCCGCCACAACGGAGCCCAACATCTACGTGCCGCTGTTTACAGTATCTCTTTATATCAGTATTTCTTACTGGATATTGCCTTTGTCCTACTAGTGGGTGCTGCCTTACTTTATTATATTTTGGCCAGGATAACAAAATTTATctgcaaacaaagcaaacacctTTGGTCAAATGACAAACATAGCGCTGTCAATGGACATTACCAAAATGGGATCCCGAATGGCAAGTATAGAAGAAATGGCCACATTAAACATGAAAAGAAGGTGAAATGA